A DNA window from Helianthus annuus cultivar XRQ/B chromosome 15, HanXRQr2.0-SUNRISE, whole genome shotgun sequence contains the following coding sequences:
- the LOC118487425 gene encoding uncharacterized protein K02A2.6-like: MADDILYRKSFMGPLLRCVDKTDAQYLIREIHEGLCGIHASPPCQRHAPKTLRPKNPLVPVTSAWPFQQWGIDLVGPFPDAPGAIKFIIIAVDYFTKWVEAKALASTTAMVIHKFIWEHIICRFGLPLCIISDNGTNFASEDLQKWFKEMKIEHNFASVAHPQANGQVESINKQIVDGIKARLGTARRGCVDELPSILWAHRTMPKTSTGETPFSLVYGSEAVIPAEVGLPSPRMIAMERQNNEQERRMDLDLLEERRENAAITEARYKSKLEKYYNARVRVCTFVPGDFVLRDNEASNAEKPGKLAPRLEGPYVINEVLGKGAYTLKRIDGTLVPRTWNAQQLRRCYM, from the exons ATGGCAGACGACATTCTTTACAGAAAGTCATTCATGGGACCGTTACTTAGATGCGTTGACAAGACAGACGCACAATACCTGATCAGAGAAATCCATGAAGGCTTGTGTGGAATACATGCTAGTCCGC CATGCCAACGCCACGCGCCAAAGACGCTACGACCAAAAAATCCGCTAGTACCAGTCACATCTGCTTGGCCATTTCAACAATGGGGCATCGATCTTGTTGGCCCATTTCCTGATGCGCCAGGCGCAATAAAATTCATCATCATTgcggtcgattacttcaccaaatgggtggaagcCAAAGCTTTGGCCTCAACCACAGCAATGGTAATCCAcaaatttatatgggaacatatTATTTGCAGGTTTGGATTACCATTGTGTATCATCTCGGACAATGGCACAAACTTTGCCTCAGAAGATcttcaaaaatggttcaaagagATGAAGATCGAGCATAATTTCGCCTCCGTCGCGCATCCACAAGCGAACGGTCAAGTAGAAAGTATAAACAAGCAGATCGTTGACGGCATAAAAGCGAGACTTGGAACAGCGCGTAGGGGATGCGTCGACGAACTCCCCAGCATCCTATGGGCACACCGTACAATGCCAAAGACTAGCACGGGAGAAACCCCGTTTAGCCTGGTTTACGGCTCAGAAGCGGTAATTCCAGCCGAGGTTGGTCTTCCGTCACCACGCATGATAGCCATGGAAAGGCAGAATAATGAGCAAGAGCGAAGAATGGACTTAGACCTTCTTGAAGAACGGCGCGAAAACGCCGCCATCACTGAAGCGAGGTACAAGTCCAAACTCGAAAAATATTATAATGCGCGCGTACGCGTATGCACTTTTGTTCCCGGGGATTTCGTCTTACGCGACAATGAAGCATCAAATGCGGAGAAACCGGGCAAATTGGCCCCAAGGTTGGAAGGACCATATGTCATCAACGAAGTCCTAGGCAAGGGGGCATATACCCTTAAGAGAATTGACGGGACTCTAGTGCCCCGCACCTGGAACGCGCAGCAGCTGCGCAGGTGTTACATGTAG